The genome window attgtattgtattgaattgtactgtactgtgttgtattatcaatggtttctccagtcaatgggaaatcatttacagcttagtcttttgtgaagactatgactctcaaactaggaggcaaaattgcactggctcttagtgctgcagccttgtgggcttactagtatggcctttgggaaccatcccaacgtcaactgtcctaaaaccctcttggccgagagagtggggatgtaacttgggcaagacactctccactataatcaaattctagcccaaatagtcggaacagcagttgcctcctctgttgttctgatggtcatagtcggacacgactatcatatatactgtattgtactgtactgtactgtattgtattgtattgtactgtattgtattgtactgtactgtactgtattgtattgtactgtattgtattgtactgtattgtattgtactgtactgtactgtactgtattgtattgtactgtactgtactgtactgtactgtattgtattgtattgtactgtattgtattgcattatactgtattacactttttcctacaacagatttctttgcgtGAAATTCCGggtgctctccccatggagagcgtgtcgctacactgaaagcaccaacaattttttttgtatttttgttctgcctgcaattttatttgctttcctaccgaagcagatttttctacagaattttgcccaggaacaaccatgggttcttttacatgcgctaagtgcatgctgcacacagaaactcgggtttatcgtctcatccgaatgactagcgtccagaccaccactccagctctagtggagggggagaaaatactggcgactgtgggattcgaagcagtgcgctcagattctctcacttcccaggcggATGTATTACACAACcaagccaacactccacatgtcAACACTTATACATCACAGCAACATGGTGGGCAGAGAGTTGCCGCTGAAACGCAActtcaaaaaacacaacacatacacggcAGCAACAGAACCACAGCAACACATACAGGACAGCCACaaaaacatttcttcttcttcttctgcgttcactcgtatgcacacgagtgggcttttacttgtatgaccgtttttaccccgccatgtaggcagccatactccgttttcgggggtgtgcatgctgggtatgttcttgtttccataacccaccgaacactgacatggattacaggatctttaacgtgcgtatttgatcttctgcttgcatatacacacgaagggggttcaggcactagcaggtctgcacatatgttgacctgggagatcgtaaaaatctccaccctttacccaccaggcgccgtcaccgtgattcgaacccgggaccctcagattgacagtccaacgctttaaccactcggctactgagcccgtcaaaaaaaaacatgtcaatccgtacacagcacatgcacagccgCAACAGaagcagggcaacacacacacgacatcgtTATTCATACGCATCAACGAAACATGATGATCTCCGCAGTTAGGGGTGGGCAGAGCGTCACAACTGAAACGCAgcaacacatacagaacacattcaAAACAGCGACAGAAACACGgcaacacatacagtacacagtacacagacatgacagctacaaaaacctgtcagtttcagtttctcaaggaggcatcactgcattcggacaaattcacacactctacaccacatctgctaggcagatgcctgaccagcagcgcaaccctacgcgcttagtcttcagcgccttgagagcatgcatgcatgtaatatttctgtacctatcagagtggatttcttctacagatttttgccagatgacaacactcatcatcatgggttctttatcagtgtacCAAATGCCTGCTGCACACCacaccttggtttatcatctcatccgtaCAACTAGATGCTCAGTCCGATttccccagtcaaacttggggaaaaagggaggaagcaggattcgaacccaaaccctcgtgGACTCTGTActggctgatgagcgtcttaaccattcttccaccttcctactaaacaaaaaaaaaaacatatcaacactaACATACAACATCAAGACTTcaacacgtacacaacacatacacacatcatcacttcagcatgtacacaacacacacaccaacatcaacacaaacatgacacaatCTCCTCCGCCAGAGTGGGCAGAGGGTCACGGCTGAAACACAACAACATATACACAGCAACGATAAAAAACATGACAGCACTTACAGAGCATAtacacagcagtgacagaaacaTAGCAACACAAAACTCAACACATACATgacagctacaaaaaaaaaacatgtcaacacatacacaccaacaagaTCAACACTTCaacacgtacacaccacacacacacacacacacacacatcaacatgtacacaacacacacacacaacataaacacatacacaacacaaacacacaacagcaatatgtacacatatcacaacacataccacaacacatacacacaacacataccacaacacatacacacaacacatacacataacaaaaacatcaacacctacacaacacacaacaatatcaacacaccaacaagtacacaacacatacacaacacatacacgcaacaaacaaacacacacacacacacacacacacacacacacacacacaacacaacatcaacacatacacaacacacaacaacaatatcaacacaccaacaagtacacaacacatacacaacacacacacacaacagcagcacatcaatacaacacacaacatcaacacacacacacacacacaaacacaacatcaacacgtaCACGACAATCTCCTCAGCCAGTGTGGGCAGAGGGTCACGGCTGGGTTCCGCTTCGCCGACGATGAGCGGAACCTTCTGGATGTCCTTCtgatcctgctgctgctgctcaaacTCCTCCCTAGAGGGCGCCACACACCGCTTCAGCTTgaacatgatcatgatgatcgaGCTCCACAGCAGGCAGGATCCTGACGACAGCAGTGTTTGTTTCATAATGACAAaataacacaagagaggcaaggccttcaagactcacttgtgatacacttaaaaaaaaaaaaaaaaaaatctaatcgttaaaatgtgttctgcatttgttattataaagcttcgcgttaaaaaaaaaaaaaaaaaaaaaaaagtcctaaccagattcgaattaagtcccctagcattaattgcagagtaatttcccttttttaatatctgcaccaaaacgtttgcaaaatgaataaaagttttaaaacttccatgctgagcaaaagaagttcctgtttgaacagaaaatgataataatgactgctcttgttgttgggtcagaatatcagatcaaagtgccaagtttagggaatacaaaaaatataaatataacagtaaatgcagtttgcatataattaggcttcttttttttattattattttttttttttgtgcccatcccagaagtgcaatattgttttaaacaagatgactggaaagaactgaatttttcctatttttatgccaaatggtgtcagctgacaaagtatttgtagagaaaatgccaatgttaaaagtttaccacggacacacagacacacggacacacacacacacacacaaccgaacactgggttaaaacacagactcactttgttcacacaagtgagtcaaaaaggggcaTTTGGTGCACCCAATccaatgatacaaaagccctggacGTTTACAACgaaaaaagacaatgacaagTGCGTACTcagaacacacaaatacacccactcCAACTCACACCCACTCCGCACAAGATCTTGGCCGTTCAAGACATATGAACATGCGTAAAACTAACAGAAGTAAGAAAAAAATTAACTTGACTAAAACATCAAAGTCAAGCAAGGAGATATTCACTGATCTGAATGGCTGGAACTAAATGAGCTTTCAaaaaggttttgaaagaaggtggtaatgataatgataatattactaATACTAGGGAGTTACATAGTAGGTATGGTTATGTAGCAAACAGTCTTAtgacagataatgatgatgatgataacaataatgataatgattataaaaatactactactactaataataataataatgatgcaactactactactaccactactacctctATTACTACTAAAGatggagatgataatgataaaactaataactgtaatgataataatgatgatgatgataccacaccaactactactagtactaattaataatgataaaaagaagaatgagaattataataaaaataataacaataataataatgataatgatgataataatgatgatcatgatgactaaGCTCCAAAGTAGGCACAATCCTGCCATGAACagtttaactcattctatactggccaatgacttccttcattatactctctgtactggatatttgtttatgttacaagaaaaaaaaaaagaaaacaaaaagaatgcaattacacacagctgtgaaattttgtgatCATATAAAGATTGAAATGGACTAACATttggcaaagtttcaaagcactcaattaattattgactgatttatcatattttggagaaaaaaaaaatcagttttttttcacaactgacataaagggggtgagtttttctgttacagaaattttacaaatgtggtcttttgtaaccatagacacttcccAAATGTAGCAACTGAATGGGCCAATGCGTATGCACAGTGGACAGATATCCACTACAGAATCAAGTTTGCGTttgactttgagccacagtacttgccaaAGTTGACGGAGACGTCATCTTGTTGAGCAAGCGAGCAAGAAGGGTGACTGTGCACTCGCATGTATAGcactcaaacaaaggcattttcagccacaataaaagtacaggtgcacttttgggtgactgtagaacagagctgtggTGTTTAGTTTCGCACAGAACCGCTAACCTATGAACTACAAATTTCTGAACTTgcggtacgctatagcgtaccccAGTAACAAAGTGTTGTGCGCATGAGATACACTATAgcgtaccttagtatagaaaaaaaataaaacaatggtcATGAcaatctgtgctctcgaagttgactgGCTCTCCAAAATTTCAAGAAACAAAGGTGACTGAGAGAGTCAGAatgtgcgaaacagcaggcttcctATTTCagctttttgttactttttttttttttttctcaaggcccgactaagcgcgttgggttacgctgctggtcaggcatctgcttggcagatgtggtgtagcgcatatggatttgaccgaacgcagtgacgcctccttgagctactgatactgatactgttacatATTTTGATTGTGCATACGATGACACTTCATTGTACAAAGTTTGGCTGCAGCAATGGAGGCAATCAACAGAACagattctttaaatatattaatctccacggcagctcaaaaaaaaaaaaaaaaaaaaagaaagaaaaaggggggaaacaatgtatgtctgcaatgactgtcgtttatatgcagttggaaaatgtgtatttcaacataattgcaattgtgtagcgtccaccagccgtcaaacgaaacaaatgtatttaatcacattcctgagcacgatataagctattagcttgttgttgctccgctgtctatctgtacatgtgtgacatatttactgaataaaattttgtttaaatcaatcAACAGAACAAATAGAGGACAGCCCATGTTTGCTGCTTTTCCCCCCAAGTCGACTGCCTTTGacaaaactctcctccgcagcagattccgaagaggctgggtcaccctgaacggaggctaccatgcacaccaggatcccatcaggacactggagagaagacaccagactatcATCTACCGctttcgcacaggacactgcggcctccgagcacacctgaagaggattggagtggcagccacatccctatgtgattgcggccaggctgaccagaccccatcccatattctccaagactgccccctgtatgagaagatgcggcagcagtcctggcctgggggtgctgacctcaacaccaagctctgggggacggtagccgatcttcaccggacgtccgagtttgtggcatccctcggacttcgaccctgactgcgtagctgtcgaacgcaaaggaaggaggaaggactgCCTTTGACACTGCTCACGATCTCAGGCCAAAGGACCTTTGCACATGTGCaggatccaagatggccgcagaactctccagcggtctctTCTGGGGCCATCCAGTTGTTTCTCTTCAGCTTGCAAACAGGTAGTAAACATGAGCAGCAGAGGACAACAGACACTGCTCCTTTTGTTTGCCCTTGTGGAAGCTGATAATATATATGAGTGTCTATGTATGCATGATTCAaacccatttcttcttcttcttcttcttcttcattcgtgggctgcaactcccacgttcactcgtatgtacacgagtgggcttttatgtgtatgaccgtttttaccccgccatataggctgccatactccgttttcgggggtgtgcatgctgggtatattcttgtttccataacccaccgaacgctgacatggattacaggatctttaacgtgcgtatttgatcttctgcttgcgtacacacacggaggttcaggcactagcaggtctgcacatatgttgacctgggagatcggaaaaatctccaccctttaccctccaggcgccgtcaccgaggttcgaaccccagacccacagattgaaagtccaacgttttaaccactaggctatagcgcccgtcaaacccatttgaatgacacaggaaacgaatgatgagcacccaaatgaaagatgtcagtgggctctacccatgtgggcagcctgtcgtgcaaacgactccgtgtttgtaatgcgcttagagcttgcatCCAACAGTGGATAGGtcagagaagattttttttttttttttttttatatgatagtcagtcgtgtccgactatgaccatcagaacagcagaggaggcaactgctgttccgactatttgggctagaattggattatagtggaaagtgttcccaaaggccaactagcccacaaggctgcagcactaagagccaatgcaattttgcctcctagtttgagagtcatagtccttcacaaaaagactaaactgtaaatggtttcccattgactggagaaaccactgataatacagctctcacattgctgttggcccaactgtaaacttatgtcaatctgtgatatcaaCAGCTAAAAACATCATTATGCAAATGTGGTGCCAAACCAAAAATACAGAACTTCAGAAAACCCCAGTAGGGCTCCTTCACCTGAAACGGCTGCAGACAGGAGGGGGCCCTTTGTCCAAAGAcagttaaagctttggactttcaatttcaGGGCCCcaaggcacctggtgggttaacggTGGAAATGTTTTCACGGTTTTCCATGCcgacaaatgtgcagacctgtttagtgcccgaaccccttcagtgtgtatacatatgcatgcttaACATGaaatgtgcacatatatatacatatatatatacgaacatatatgttcaaacgtgtatgtgtgtgtgtgtgtgtgtgcacgcgcgcgtgcaagtgtgtgtgtgtgtgtgtgtgtgtgtgtgcatatgtgtatgcacaaatttttatattgatatgcacttgtatgtatcctaatttttactgtacctgtgtttgtgtatgatttttgatttatgttcgtaatttgttatgtactatcccccccaatattccttgtgaccagtacacttggtaataaagacatattctattctattctatatacacacacacacaaccaaaaaccgACCcgcacaaccacaaacacacccacccacctacgtCAAAAGCATCAACAAAACCATACCTGCCAGATAAAATGCGTGCTTGTATTCATTCTCTTCTTGAATCAGCAaacctgaaacacacagaaaggaggagtttgtattatacacCATGTCTGGTGATACATATacgtaccatgtcaaactgatacaaactAGGCCTAGATTACTGTAACTCGCTCCTCACTGGTTGTCCTAGatacttaatacaaaaactccagaaagttcaaaacgcaggagcaagattaatctttggaaccaaaaagactgacagtatcactcatcttctgcgttctctccactggttaccaatttctgcccgcgttcagtacaaaattgccattctcaccttcaactccattctgggtgctgctcctcagtaactgagagaattgattcaaacctacacaccccgtcgacaactcagatcatcttccgattcacggcggctactcgctccctgtgttaaaacccgatccttcggtgattcttccttttcttattcagctccatatgtctggaacagtttacctcacgatcttcgccactctccttcatttcaatctttcaaaactggtctgaaaacacatctttttgaaaacgcctatccatagaccttccataccttttcagttataagccatgcaaattctctctctctttcgttgtgtgtgtgtgtgtgtgtgtgtgtgtgtgtgtaattatgtaatacgcgcagtctctgaatctgttttatattattgtgcgctaaatcattattatttttcttctttcttttgtgagttactgcgcgcgcgcgcgtgtgtgtgttttatgtttattgtaaagtgcatTGAGCTCTCttcaagggaggaaagcgctaaaaaaatgtccattattattattattattattattactatcggTTTGCACTGCTTgaccaaatttcgtgcggctaacagtgaaaagacgacccgtcttgcccggtccgctcttagccaatcaaacgcctctaaaaactacatgcgctgaatcattcctttggcacacacagaacaaaaaatacTCTCCACTGTGTACCGATAAATGCCaaacataaaggaaattttctatctaaaactGTGttacatacttaccgtgacccaactactGGAGActtcggcaggggtctgacattcctgttctgtgcaaactactatccgtctatgcggagaaaacgaaagtaactacggccgataacctcccggaagcaggtaacctcccctttgtcctgctggctagcgccctctttttctggcagccatcatgactcctctTCCTgcgctcttcatacggctaagttttttttgcgtattttctgtctgtctgtcgattctctacCAATAAACATTTCATAAATattgcatgcacacaaaacacctcTTGTGGATCTGTATTTCTCCAGTTAGCATCACGGTCTGACGACCGGAAGTACATGGGTTCGAGTCCCATCGATAACTCCCTGGACACGGTTGACACTAAGACTGGAATGTGGCTCTCTTTATGAACAAGTGGTGCTAAGAGTAACACCACTGAAATGGCACAGAAAATGGGCAGGGCTTCCGATAACGCAGAAAGAAGCGTCCTTGATGTGGGTCAACAGGTGTacatttgaatttgtatttgtatttctttttatcacaacagatttctctgtgtgaaattcgggctgctctccccagggagagcgcgtcgaaacactacagcgccacccatttttttgtattttttcctgcatgcagttttatttgtttttcctatcgatgtggatttttctacagaattttgccaggaacaacccttttgttgccatgggttcttttacgtgcgctaagtacatgttgcacacgggacctcggtttatcatctcatccgaatgactagcgtccagaccaccactcaaggtctagtggagggggagaaaatatcggcggctgaaccgtgattcgaaccagcgcgctcagattctctcgcttcctcggcggacgcgttacttctgggccatcactccactaaatgggagggagaggtggagagagagaagaagcttTAAAAGACTCATAAAGAAGGAATCATAACGTGatgagaaatataaaaaaaaaaaaaaattaagatcgTGAAGCCCTTCTGCTCATCTTAAAAATATGTTACCATcatacaaaaacaaccccccttccccacacacacaccaaaaaaacaaccccagacaaaaaaaaacacaacccccctacctgccGCGGGGCCGGCCGTCAGCGCCCCGAGGGCGATCATGAAGGAGAGGTATCCATTGCCGAGGGCAATGTACTCTGGACCAATCAGCTCGCGGGACACCTGGGAGAGGAAGGTCGTCCAGAATCCGCTGTAGAAGCCGAAGAGCAGGGTGTATCCGATCTGCCCAGGGTAGTGATCAAAGAGGAGGGGGCATATTCCGGTCAGGACCACTCCAAGGCCGATGGCGCAGAGAACAGACATCACCTGTAAGCATCACAGTCCCATAGCGTGATTCAatgaacgctgacatcgattacaggatgtttaacgtgcgtatctgatcttctgcgtgtgtgtatatatacacacaaagggggttcaggcactcgcaggtctgcacatatgttgacctgggagattgggaaaaaaaaaccctctccaccctttacccaccaggcgtcgtcactgaggtttaaagtgttgttgtttttcacatttTTATTCACTTTCTTTTAATggatacatacaacaacaaaaagaaagcaagcacaaaaaaacaacagcagaaaaacaaaaccaaaccataccTTTgttataaaaaaggaaagaaaaaaaaagaaatgccgcTCCACCCAATATAACTACCATCACCTAAAAATCTCCtcaactccaacacacacacacacaaaaacatccagAACACAATTGTGTCCCTTACCTCATCCAGAGTTGGTGTTCCTGACCTCATCCAAGGCAGAGTAATAGAGTTACGTCCCAtgcctcacccacaccctcaacaGAGCGTTCTCTCCCCAGACCTGATCCATGGGACACAGAGTTCTGTCCCATACCTCACCCACAGCACAACAGAGAGTTCTGTCCCCTAACCTTATCAAGATCAGAGTGTTCTGTCCAAagtggccacaaaaaaaaaagaaaaaaaagaaatggaaaaaaagaaaaaaaaaaaaagacaagaaagggggaaaaaaagaaaaagaaaaaagaaaaaaaaaaaactgaaacaaaaaacatcccctcctccaacaacccctccccccccttagcCCCttgtccctccccacccaccccctaaaaatTTCAACAAACTGCCATCACCCCTTCActccaaccacaaccacaacacaacacacagacagttctctccccccccccccccaccccccctcctcacctcatcTAGGGCAGAGTTCTGTCCCATGAAGGCGAAGATCATGCGGGCACAGAGACTGGAGATGCCGATGCAGGAGATGAGGAGGGTGCAGGTCTCGAAGGAGGTGCCCTGCGAGATGGCGTAGGCCGGGAGGTACATGTAGATCACCGTGGAGCCGAAGCTCCAGAATAGGTTGGCCACGCACATGCCGTGGAACAGGGGCACGCGCATCGGGaggcaggagaggaggggaaggaggtgcaGCTCctgaggagatagagagagggatgaagtaaacgaaagaagagaaagaaagaaagaaagagagaaagagagagaagtaaagacagaaagaaagacatcccGTGGAACAGGGGCACGCACATCGGGAGGCAGGAGAGCAAGGGAAGGAGGTGCAGCTCctgaggagatagagagagggatgaagtaaacgaaagaagagaaagaaagaatgaaagagagagagagagataagtaaagagagaaggaaaaacatgCCATGGAAGAGGGCCACACGCATCGGGaggcaggagaggaggggaaggaggtgcaGCTCctgaggagatagagagatggatgaAGTAaacgaaagaagagaaaaaatgaaagaaagagagaagtaaagacagaaagaaaaacatcctGTGGAACAGGGGCACGCACATCGGGAGGCAGGAGAGCAAGGGAAGGAGGTGCAACTCctgtggagatagagagagggatgaagtaaacgaaagaagagaaaaaatgaaagaaagagagagagagaagtaaagacag of Babylonia areolata isolate BAREFJ2019XMU chromosome 30, ASM4173473v1, whole genome shotgun sequence contains these proteins:
- the LOC143275626 gene encoding monocarboxylate transporter 12-like produces the protein MIVVTTKRKADMEEDVGWERWSVVVAAFFTQFIVCGITYSLGVFHVVFKDIFYESHFDTAWIGSILLYITALSSVMLRFVTSLWGSRVSVMAGGVMASAGLALCAAVQDLYQLYLSFGLLVGIGFGLACSPSIVAVERSFIHARSQALSVVIAGIGAGIITFPIIIRYLLEYFAWRGTFLILSGVALNLCVCGAVMRPRASDKELHLLPLLSCLPMRVPLFHGMCVANLFWSFGSTVIYMYLPAYAISQGTSFETCTLLISCIGISSLCARMIFAFMGQNSALDEVMSVLCAIGLGVVLTGICPLLFDHYPGQIGYTLLFGFYSGFWTTFLSQVSRELIGPEYIALGNGYLSFMIALGALTAGPAAGLLIQEENEYKHAFYLAGSCLLWSSIIMIMFKLKRCVAPSREEFEQQQQDQKDIQKVPLIVGEAEPSRDPLPTLAEEIVVDTAIISSV